From a region of the Bacillus oleivorans genome:
- a CDS encoding YtxH domain-containing protein, with protein MGQNNQNDGGSMNTKDFIIGALVGSIVGAATALLLAPKSGRELRSDLNEQAILLKEKTGQWKELAVEGGTQIASTAREKTSEWTQMIQQQSNELKNKVKSIRVGDHQEVRDQGEEEAAVSDTEIDVEQRLQETKKAFDELEETYKG; from the coding sequence ATGGGACAAAATAATCAAAATGATGGCGGAAGCATGAATACAAAGGACTTTATAATTGGAGCACTAGTTGGAAGTATTGTGGGTGCAGCAACTGCTTTATTGCTTGCTCCTAAGTCAGGCAGGGAACTTCGAAGTGATTTAAATGAACAGGCCATTCTCCTAAAAGAAAAAACAGGTCAATGGAAGGAATTAGCTGTTGAGGGCGGAACCCAAATTGCGTCAACAGCAAGAGAAAAAACGAGCGAATGGACACAAATGATTCAGCAGCAATCCAATGAATTAAAAAATAAAGTGAAATCAATCCGAGTTGGCGATCATCAAGAAGTAAGGGATCAGGGAGAAGAAGAGGCAGCAGTCTCTGACACAGAAATAGATGTGGAACAAAGATTACAAGAGACCAAGAAAGCTTTTGATGAATTAGAAGAAACGTATAAAGGATAA